The window TTTTAATTTGCCAAAGTCTGTCTCATTCATAGCTTCAGTTTTTGGAAAAGGTTGACCCATAAGAAGTTCATAACCAGAAAGTGTTGAGGTATTTACATCATCATCATCATCATCACACCCGCCAAAGGATATGATAGTACTCTCTCCCTTATTGTAAGAGTGACCAATTGACAACATACTATTGTTGACCTTACTATAGTCATGACCCATTGATATGTCTTCCCCTTTATTATATATATGACTGGTTGAAATGGTGCTTTCATCTGCCTTGTTGTAGGTTTCACCGATCGAGATGATAGTACTGTCACCCTTGTTCAGTGTTCGACCCGTCAGTAGAGTATTGTTATTCTCCTTGTATGTCTGACCAATTCCAATGTACTCATCCCCTTTAGTAAAGGGTTGTCCCATTGATCTGAAATTGTTATCTGCCCTGTTATAGGAATCACTCATAGATATGAAGTTCTCATCCTCTTTCTTATAAGAGACACCCATTGATCCTGAGTTGTCATCCGTCTTGTAAACATGAGGTGCCAACATGGCATCGTTATCTCCCTGATTATAAGCATGTCTGGCAGAAACACGCGTGACATTCTCACAGTCCTTGACCTCACTAACTTTGACTTTTCTAAAACCACCATAGTTAGGACTCAATCTAGGATCTTCCAGTGAATGAGACATAGATAAACCAAATGAGGAATCATTCCCAAATAGATCCTCATTAACTTTTCTCAATTTTTCTGAGCCAACTGATGACATGTTTCTGTCCTCAAAATTCACCGCTCTGTCTGCTTCAGAATCAAATAACCTTTCAGTGAACTGGCCAGAGAACGACTGAAAACTGGGAACATTTCCCCATGGAGAAACATTTGCATTTAACAAGCCTGAAAATAGATTGGTGCTTGGAACTTCAAGAGCTTGTCTCTTATTGGGGAATGACTCTACCACAGGACCATCCATGAACCATTGATGAGAACGCTTGGGCTCAGTTGTAGAAGAATTATCATAAAGCCTCTCACCATCATTAACACCACTGGTACCCTTTGCCATCCAAAAGCCCTGATTCTGAAAAGACTGTTACAAATGACATTTCAATAACATGTCTTCACCAGATCTTTAGCCTTTTTACAGATATAAGGAAGTTTCATATCCCAGTTGAGTAAATTACCAAACTAAAGTCAATGTGTAAATAACTCAGTTTGAGTATACCCAAATGTCTTAACCAGTTATAACTACTGTTCATTAAAACTAAGATAATAATTATACAAAATGCCCCACTGCTTGCTGATTTTTGCTATGAGTGCACTACATTATACTTTCACTAAGAGCTTTCATCACAAAGATTTCAATACTAATCACAACTGACTGAAATGCATCAGCAGACATATAGTAAACAGAAGTAAATGCACAAATTAAAACATTTCCATACACATCCTAAGTTCCTAACATCAGAGCCCAAAATTTCAAGATACACACAATGTCATTATTTTTTAGTGCTAAATGATGCATGCAGTGAAAGCAAAAGCAAAACATACCATTCTTGTTGCTTCACTTCAAACTCCTCACCGCTGAAAAAGCTATCACACTTACTTATCCGGTCCAGCACTCCGATTACTCTACTCTCAACACACTCCAATGCAAATATCTTTCCACCAACAATGCACATTGATGTCACCTGCAAACCGATAACAAACATTATACAAACATTCACCATAAACATATCATCATGATCTCTTTGACAACCGAGAAAATGTAGTACATTAATGTCAAATTTGAACCCTCATAATCGAAAACCACAGAGATAAACTCAATGCAACCATGCATCCAAGTGTAAATGAGTAAAGCACGAAAACGAAAACAAAACAAAAAGATCCAAAATTTAATTATATTAGCAAAAAAGATCACTTCTTTACTTGTTCACTTCTCGATTTCTCAGAACCCAAACCATCTCATGTATCAAAGTGAAGATACTGTTAACTAGTTCACACTGTGTAACGAATCGAAACAACGTTGCTTAATGCGAACCTGAAGCAGAAGCTCTCGGCGGCGATCGCAGGGGATCTGTAAGTAGGAACTGATGAACTTCCAGGCGTAAGAATCACCGGAAAACGCGCCGGCGAGTGTAAATGGAGATCGTGGGAGAGATCTATGTAACACAGTGAGCACTTTGGTTTAGTTTTGTTTTGTTTTGTTTGGGGTTGTGTTTTAGTGTGGAAAGGAGAGAGAGAGATGGAAAGTGGGTTGCACGATCACAAGGCCTGAAGGGTCGCTTGAGGCCGTACACGTGGCGCCGGAGCTTCGGTTCTAGCGTGCGGTGCGTCAGGGACGTCGAGGCTAACGTAGCGGCGAAGGTGGCTCGCGTCATGGGACACGTGGCGCGAGTTGGTGGGCAAGACAGATTGAAATGGGCCACCAATTCTCATCTTTATTGGCAAAAACCAGGAGAGAGGGAAATGGTGAGGAGTAGGAGTAGGAGTAGTAGTAGTAGTAGGGCTATCAGCAAAGCACCTGAAAATTGACTATGGAGCTTTTTGATTTGTTGGGATTTTTGTTCGTGTCCATCTTCATTTGTGTTCTTGGAAATGTTTCTCTAAGTAGCAGGTTAGTTATAAATCCATATTAGTCCATTGCTCAATCTTTCAGTTCTTAACTTGCAAATATGTCATAAATAGGTGTTTGAAGAAGTCTCAATTTGACTCTAATCAAATGTTGGAGTAGCACAAGGAGTCAAAGACTGCTCAACCTGATTTATTTTGAGGCCATGGTAGTCTATAATCTATAGCTAAGCAAAACAGTTAACTTGGATAGAAAATATACCCTATGTCAAGCACAGAATGTGGTATGAGGAGTAACAAAGAATTCTGCAAGGGATAGTATACTAGCCAATAGATGAGTCTTTAGCCTAGACCAAGGACTAAAATTTCGATGATTTGGAAATATCGACACTCTGAAAAATGGAGATTTCGATGTAATATATAGCTAAGCAAAACAGTTAACTTCGATAGAAAATATACACTATGCCAAGCAATGTGGTTTGATGAGTAACAAAGAATTTTTCAAGGGATAGTATACTAGCCAATAGATGAGTCTTTAGCCTAGACCAAGGACTAAAATTTCGATGATTTGGAAATATCGACACTCTGAAAAATAGAGATTTCAATGGAAATTTTAGAAAGTATCTGTTGATACCCGAAAAATCACACTTCGTCACATGACAATTTGCTATGCAATTCTTATAGTCTTGGGTTAAATCCGTGATTTTAACCCGCTAAGCAAACATGTTCATTGATGTGGACCCAAGCCACATCCACGCATCTTTGGGGCTTGCAGATGTGGGTGTGGTGTGGAAGGTTACGAGAACACATAATGCTCATCTGCCGATTCAATATCGTTGATGATTTTGGTCTTGGGCCCGAAATCCAAGCTCAACGATTTAAATAGGCAATGAAATGGTGAACATGAGAATTGGGCCAGCTAGACTTTCACTTGAAACCCAATACACAT of the Fragaria vesca subsp. vesca linkage group LG6, FraVesHawaii_1.0, whole genome shotgun sequence genome contains:
- the LOC101295827 gene encoding uncharacterized protein LOC101295827, with the translated sequence MSFQNQGFWMAKGTSGVNDGERLYDNSSTTEPKRSHQWFMDGPVVESFPNKRQALEVPSTNLFSGLLNANVSPWGNVPSFQSFSGQFTERLFDSEADRAVNFEDRNMSSVGSEKLRKVNEDLFGNDSSFGLSMSHSLEDPRLSPNYGGFRKVKVSEVKDCENVTRVSARHAYNQGDNDAMLAPHVYKTDDNSGSMGVSYKKEDENFISMSDSYNRADNNFRSMGQPFTKGDEYIGIGQTYKENNNTLLTGRTLNKGDSTIISIGETYNKADESTISTSHIYNKGEDISMGHDYSKVNNSMLSIGHSYNKGESTIISFGGCDDDDDDVNTSTLSGYELLMGQPFPKTEAMNETDFGKLKAGAFVNQPHIVSGAGTVSRKKDDQKTSKKAPSNNFPSNVRSLLSTGMLDGVPVKYIAWSREKELQAVIKGSGYLCGCPSCNFSKVINAYEFERHASCKTKHPNNHIYFENGKTIYGIVQELRSTPQSMLFDVIQTITGSQINQKSYRLWKESFLAATRELQRIYGKDEVKQLS